Genomic segment of Erythrobacter sp. BLCC-B19:
CGAGCGCGAGTTTCCGTGCGACGAGGTCGCCGCGGTGGCCTCGCCGCGTTCGACGGGAAGCGAGGTCGAATTCGGCGACACCGGCAAGATGCTCAAGTGCAAGAACATCGAGCATTTCGATTTTGCCGGATGGGACATTGCGCTGTTCGCGGCCGGTAGCGGCCCGGCCAAGGAATATGCCCCCAAGGCGGCGGCGGCCGGCTGCATCGTGATCGACAACTCGTCGCTCTACCGCATGGACCCGGATGTTCCGCTGATCGTGCCGGAAGTGAACCCCGATGCGATCGACGGCTACACCGCGAAGAACATCATCGCCAATCCCAACTGCTCGACCGCGCAGCTGGTGGTCGCGCTCAAGCCGCTGCACGATGCCGCGACGATCAAGCGCGTGGTGGTGAGCACCTACCAGAGCACGTCTGGCGCAGGGAAGGCAGGCATGGACGAGCTGTTCGCTCAGAGCCGCGCGATTTTCGTCGGCGATCCTGTCGAGAACCACAAGTTCACCAAGCAGATCGCCTTCAACGTGATCCCGCATATCGACGTCTTCCTCGACGATGGTTCGACCAAGGAAGAGTGGAAGATGGTGGTCGAGACCAAGAAGATCCTCGACCCCAAGATCAAGCTGACCGCGACCTGCGTGCGCGTGCCGGTGTTCGTCGGCCACTCGGAAGCGGTGAATATCGAGTTCGAGAACGAGCTGTCGGCCGAAGCCGCGATGGACATTCTGCGTGAAGCCCCCGGCGTGATGCTGATCGATAAGCGCGAAGATGGCGGCTATATCACCCCCATCGAATGCGTCGGCGATGCCGCGACCTTCGTCAGCCGCGTGCGCGAAGACCCGACCGTCGAGAACGGCCTCACCATCTGGGTGGTGTCTGACAATCTGCGCAAGGGTGCCGCCTTGAATGCGGTGCAGATCGCCGAACTGCTTGGCCGCCGCCACCTCAAGAAGGGGTGATGATCGAACTGCGCCCCGTCGCCGGAGAGCCGGAGCTGCTCGATCCGGCGGTGACGGGCGCGTTCGCTGAGCAGATGGCGGCGCTCGCCGCCACGCCGCAGGTCGAGCCGTGGTGCGGCTATATCGGCTGGCGCGGCGATATCCCGGTTGGCTTCGGCGGGTTTACCGCTGCCCTTGATGCTGCCGGGGTGACGGAGCTCGGCTACCTCACGTTCCCCGCCCACGAGCGCACCGGGGTAGCGAGCGCCGTGTGCGCCGGGCTTGTCGCCATCGCCCGCGACAACGGGGCGACAGCGCTGATCGCCCACACCCTGCCGTCGGAGGGGCCATCGACACGGGTGCTGGCGAAATGCGGCTTTGCGCGCGACGGGGTGGCGATCGACCGCGACGAGGGCGAAGTATGGCGCTGGCGGCTCGTGCTCGCGACCGAATGACGATCCCCGATCGCCAGCGCTGGATGTTCGCGGCCATCGGCCTCGGCATTACGCTTAGCGCGTGGGGCGCGCTCTACCCCGGTAATACGTGGCTTCAGGTGGGGCCGGTCGCGCTTGCACTGCCGTTCGCTTGGCTTGCGCTGCGCCGCACGCCGATAAGCAACGCTTCGGCCGCCTGCATGACCGCCTTCGTGCTGCTGCACCTGTTCGCGGCGCGCTGGTCTTACAGCTTTGTGCCCTATGCCGACTGGGCGCCGATGCTGGAGACGCAGCGTAACCATTTCGACCGCCTCGTCCACTTCGCCTTCGGGGTGCTGGCAATGGCGCCGATGGTGGAGGCGGGGGTGCGGTATTGGGGGCTGTCAGCCCGCATGGCGCTCGTCTTTGCGATGCTGTTCGTGCTGGCGGTCGGCGGGCTTTACGAGATTTTCGAATGGAGCCTGACACTTGCCCTCGCGCCGGAGGCAGCCGGTGCCTATAATGGCGAACAGGGCGACCCGTTCGATGCGCAGAAGGATATGGCGCTGGCCGGGCTGGGCGCAGGCCTTATGCTGCCACTGGTGGCCCGGGCCGCGTGGTGGAAAGGAAACGAGAAATGACGAAGCGACTGGCTCTCATGGCCCTTGGCGGCGCGCTCGCGCTGGCAGCCTGTGACGATGGCGCGGTGCCAAGCCCGACCGAACGTCAGCAGCAGCAAGCAGGCAGCGCCGAGACGCCTGCCGCTGTCAACGCCGTCGAACTGCGCGGCGAGGGGCTCACCGCAGGGGCCGAAGCGTTCTACTTTGCTGCCGGACAGAAGGAAGTCGAAGCCGCGCTCGGCAAGGCTTTGGGAGCCGCGCTGCGATCGGGCGAGAACCCCGAATGTGGGGCGGGGCCGGTGACCTTCACCGATTATGCCGGCGGGCTGACGGCGCATTTTCAGGAAGGGCGTCTCGTGGGCTGGAACTGGCACCTGCCGCAGGACGGCGATGGCGCGGCAAGTGGCACGGTGCGCCTCAAGGGCGATGTTCAGCTCGGCACGGCGCGCAACGTGCTCGAGGCCGCGCCCGGTTTCGCCAGGATCGAAGGCAGCACGCTGGGCGAGGAGTTCGCGTTGGGCGAGGCCATCGGCGGGTTCGTCAAGGCCGATCGTGTCGAGATGCTCTACGCCGGAACGCAGTGCTTTTTCCGCTGATTATTCGGACAGCGCCACCGGCCCCGCCGGGCGGGTGTTCTTCTTCATCAGGAGCGCGAGCGGCGCGGCGGCCAGCGTGATCCACATCATCAGCCAGAAATCGTCGATATAGGCGATCATCGCCGCGTGCCGGTTCACCTCGGCATCGATCAGCGTCATCGCGCTATCGCCCAAGGCCTGAAAGCGGTCGATGGTCGAGAAGTCGATGATGTTGCCGGTCGCGGCCGTGATGTTGCTCCCGAGGTCTTCGTGGCTGGTCTGAATGTTGCGGGCGAGCAGCACCGTCATCCACGCGATCCCGGCCGATGCCCCCAGCGAGCGGAACAGATTAAGCAGGCTCGACCCGTCGGTGCGGAGCATCGGGCTGAGGGTCGCAAAGGCGCTCACCTGCAAGGGGATGAAGACCAATCCCATACCCAGACCTTGCAGCAAGCCGCTGACGATCACGTGCAGCTCGTCCACATCGAGCGACCAATGCGCCATTTGCCACAGCGAGAAAGCGCAAATCAGAAAGCCGCTCGCTACCACCGGCCTTGCATCGACCCCGCGCCGCATCAGCAGCCCCGAGACCTGCATCGAGACCAGAATGCCCACCCCGCGCGGCATCAGCACGATGCCGGTGTCGATCACGCCGTAGCCGAACAGGTTCTGGAGCATTGGCGGCAGCAGCGCCATTACCGCAAACATCACGATCCCGATCACGATCATGAAGGCGAGCGCGATGGCAAAGTTGCGGTCTGCAAACAGCGCGCGGTCGAACATGGGCGCGCGCGCGGTGGCGAAGTGGATCACCACCATCCACGTCGCCGACAGCATCAGGAACAGATAGATCCAGATTTCGCCCGAGGCGAGCCAGTCTTCCTGCTGGCCGCGATCGAGCATCAACTGGAACGCGGCCAGCGCGACGGCAAGCAGCAGGAACCCCGCCAGATCGAACCGGCGCGCGCGCTTGGGACGCCTGGGCAGGTAGGCGATCAGGATCGCCAGCGATGCAATGCCGACCGGCAGGTTGACGAAGAACACCCAGCGCCAGTTTGCGGTCTCGGTCAGCCAGCCACCAAGGATTGGCCCAAGGATCGGGCCGATCATTATTCCCATACCCCACACCGCCATGATCTGCGGATGGCGCGATGGGCGGGTGGCATCGAGCATGAAGGATTGGGAGAGCGGCGCAATGAATGCTCCCGCGACGCCCTGCAAGGCGCGAAAGGCGACCATCTCTTCAAGGTTCTGCGCGATTCCGCACAGCATCGAGGCAAGAATGAACCCGGCGACCGAGCCGATGAACAGCAGGCGCGCGCCGATGCGGTCGGCCAGCCATCCTGTCAGGGGCAGCGCCACAGCCGAGGCGATGATGTAGCTCGTCAGCACCCAGGTGATGGTATCGACCGTCGCGCCGAGCGAGGACTGCATGTGCGGCAGCGCGACATTGGCGATGGTGGTGTCGAGGATCTGAAGCAGCGAGGCGGCCATCACCCCGACGATCATCAGCGGATAATTGCCGCTCTCCAGTTCCGCCACATCCGGCGGCGGGGAGGGCGGCGCGGGCACCTCGCCCGCCTGCGGGGCGGCGTGGCTGGCCATGTCAGTTGCTGGTCGCGCCGCTTCCGGTGAACACCGTCACCTCGCTTGAGAGGCCCGCAATCAGGGCGCGCGGGCTTTTGCCCTCAAGCGCAATGCGCACCGGCACGCGCTGCGTGACCTTGACCCAGTTGCCGGTCGCGTTCTGCGCCGGGAGCACCGAAAACTCGGCCCCCGTGCCCGCCCCGATGCTGGCGACCCGGCCCTTGAGGACGAGATCGGGATAGGCGTCAAACCGCACCTCGGCGCGCTGGCCTACGGCCATCTCCCCAAGGTCGGTTTCCTTGAAGTTGGCCTCGACATAGGTGGAGCCGGCGCGCACCAGCGTGAGGACGGGAAGATTGGGCACGACTTGCTGGCCGACCTGAAGCCGGTCTGCCTGGGCGATCCGTCCGGCGGCGGGCGCGCGCACTTCGGTGCGGCGCAGCGACAGTTCAGCCGTCGCGCGGCTCGCCTCGGCGGCGGCGACCTGCGGGTTCTTGCCTGGCACCGCAGCCCCGGTTGCTAGCCGCGCGCGCGCCTCGCTCTGGCGGTCTTGCGCCTGCTTGACGGCCTCGCGCGCCTGCACCACAGCCTGCTCGGCTGCCTCATAGTCCGCCTTGGTCGAAAAGCCCTTGTCGCGCAGTGCCCTGACCCGCTCGAACCGCGCTTCGGCAAAGGCGACATCGCTGCGGGCTGCCTCGATGTCCGTCCCGGTCAGCTCCGATGCGTTGCTGAGCGCGGTGACATTGGCCTGAGCCCCGGCGATGGCGGCATTGGCTTCGGCAATCTGCAGCCTGAAGGGTTCAGGATCGATGCGGAACAGCAATTGTCCGGCCTGCACTTCCGATCCGTCCTCCACCAGCGCCTCGACGATCCGTCCGCCGACCTCGGCGCTGACAGCGATCATGTCCTGTTTGATATAGGCATTGTCGGTCGAGACCTGGCCCTGAAGGCTCTGCCAGTAGAAGAGAGCGCCGGCGGCCAGCGCCAGCGGCACCGCCAGCATCAACGCCCAGCGGCCCCATGGACGCCGGGTCGGTGGGGGCGCGGCAAGCGGCGTTGCGGCGGCGGTATCGGGCGCGTGGACGGGATCGGCTTCAGCCATGGGCGACCTCCGGCTGGCGGGCGGCAAGGAGATTGGCGGCGATACGGTCCAGCATTTGCGCGAAGACCGCACGCTCGTCCGGCGCGAAGCCTTCGAGCATATCCTCGGTCAGCCCTTCGACGCTCATCCGCAGCCGGGAGACGATCCCGCGGCTCTTGTCGGTGAGGTGGAGGATCCGCGCGCGGCGGTCAGCCGGGTCGGCCTGCCGTTCGATCCAGCCTGCATCTTCCAGCCGATCGACGATACGGGTGAGGGTGATCGGCTCGATCTCCAGCCGCTCGGCATAGAAGGCCTGATTCTGATCGGGATGGCGTTCGAGCGCCAGCAGCAGCCGAGCTTGCGGGCCGGTCAGCCCGATCCCGCGCACGCGATCGTCAAACAGGCGGCGCAGTTGGCGCGAATTGTCGGCGAGTCGGTAGCCTGTCTCGATGCTCATGCGTGCCCTTATAATAAGTGGGCTTACTATATTCAAGCGGACTGGCCGCGATCCGCGAAGATCGCTAGCAGGCGGGGCATGACCCACACGACCGAGCATTTCGCCAGTTTTGACGGCACCCGCCTTGCGATCCACACCGAAGGCGAGGGCCGCCCCGTGATCCTGCTGCACGGGCTGTTCTCCTCGGCGCAGATGAACTGGATCAAGTGGGGGCACGGCGCGCGGCTGGCCGCGGCCGGGTTCCGGGCGATCATGCTCGATTTCCGGGTGCACGGCGAAAGCGAGGCTCCGCGCGAGGCCAGCGCCTATCCCACAGGCGTGCTGGTGCGGGATGTGGCGGCGCTGGCCGAGCATCTGGCGCTGGAGCCGGGCGGATTCGATCTTGTCGGATTCTCGCTCGGCGCGCGCACCGCGATCCACACCGTCGCCCACGGTATCCTCGAACCGCGCCGTCTGGCGATCTGCGGGATGGGTGTGGCAGGTCTGGCCGGGTGGGAGCGCCGTGCGGACCATTTCAAGCGGGTGATCGACGAGTTCGACACCATCAGGCCCGGCGATCCGGCCTATACCGCGCGCACCTTCCTCAAATCGCAAGGGGTCGACCGGGTCGCGGCGCGGCTGCTGCTTGATGCGATGGATGATTTCGATCTCGCCCGGCTGGCCGATATCACCATGCCCACGGCCGTGATTTGCGGCGACGAGGATTTCGACAATGGCTCTGCCGAAGAGCTCGCCGCATTGCTGCCGCAGGCGCGCTATGTCGCGGTGCCGGGCACTCACATGAACAGCGTCACCAAGCCCGATTTGGGCGTGGCCATCGCGGAGTTCCTCGCCGCTTGATTCCCGCGCCCGAGGGGTTCAAACCGCTCGCCATTGTCATCTGACAGACGGGAATGTTGAACCTATGAAACCTGCCGCCACCGCGCTGCGCTGTGCTGCTGCCGCGCTCGCCATCGCCTTTGCTGCTCCGCTTGCCGCCGAAGAGGCTGCCGCACCGGCTGCGACCGCGTCTGCCGCAACCTATCCCGAAACGCCCGAAGGCGCGAAGGCATGGCTCGCCATGGTTGAGGCCGATCTGGCCGCCTTTGCCACCGAGTTCGCCCATGTCTCGTGGATCAATGCGACCTACATCACGCACGATACCGATACGCTTGCGGCCCGCTATGGCGCGGAGCTGACGGTCAAACAGGTTGGCTATGCCGGCGAGGCCGCGCGTTATGCCCGCGTTGCAGGGCTGGACGCAGAGACCCGTCGCAAGCTCGATATGCTGCGCAATTCGATCAGCCTGCCCGCGCCTAGCCGCGCAGGGGCAGCGCAAGAGCTGAACGATATCGCCACCCGTCTCGGATCGGCCTACGGACGCGGCAAGGGCACCTTGAATGGCCAGCCGATCAACGGCAGCGACATCGAGGCCGAGATGGGCAATCTCGAGCGCACGCCTGACGAACTCAAGGAAATGTGGGTCAGCTGGCACGACAATGTCGGCGCGCCGATGCGCAAAGATTACACCCGGATGACGGCGCTCGCCAACGAGGGCGCCAAGGAACTGGGCTTTGCCGATTTCGGCGCGATGTGGCGGTCGGGCTATGATATGCCCCCCGAACAGTTCGCCGCCGAGACCGAGCGGATGTGGCAGGAAGTGAAGCCGCTCTACATCGCGCTCCACACCTATGTCCGGCGCAAGCTCAACGAGAAGTATGGCGATGCCGTCCAGCCGCGCACCGGCCCGATCCGCGCCGATCTGCTCGGCAATATGTGGGCGCAGGAATGGGGCAATATCTATCCGCTGGTCGCCCCCCAGGGCGCGGGCGATATCGGCTATGATCTCACCGATCTGATCGTGAAGAAGAACCTCGACGCGCTCGGCATGGTCAAGGTGGGCGAGCAGTTCTTCTCCTCGCTCGGCTTCGCCCCGCTGCCTGCCACTTTCTATGAACGCAGCCAGTTCCTGAAGCCTGCCGACCGCGAAGTGGTGTGCCATGCCTCGGCCTGGAACATCGACAATGTCGACGATCTGCGCATCAAGATGTGCATCAAGCCCAATGCCGATGACTTCATCACCATCCACCACGAGCTTGGCCACAACTACTACCAGCGCGCCTACAACCAGAAGGATTACCTCTATCTGACCGGCGCCAACGACGGCTTCCACGAGGCGATCGGCGACATGATCGCGCTGTCGATCACGCCCGAATATCTGGTGCAGATCGATATGCTGGCGGCCGAGGATGTGCCCAGCGCCGACAAGGATATCGGCCTGTTGCTGCGGCAGGCGATGGACAAGGTCGCCTTCCTGCCGTTCGGCCTGCTGCTCGATCGCTATCGCTGGGGGCTCTATGACGGCTCAATCCCGGAAGCCGCGACCAACACGGCGTGGAACGACCTGCGCCGCGAATATCAGGGCGTGGTGCCGCCCGCGCCGCGCTCGGCCGAAGGGTTCGATGCGGGGGCCAAGTATCACATCCCCGGCAATGTCAGCTACACCCGCTACTTCCTTGCGCGGCTGCTCCAGTTCCAGTTCTACAAGGCCGCCTGCGACACCGCCGGATGGGAAGGGCCGCTGCATCGCTGCTCGTTCTACGGCAACAAGGAAGTCGGCGCGAAGCTCAATGCGATGCTGGAAATGGGGGCGTCCAAGCCCTGGCCCGACGCGCTCGAAGCCTTCACCGGCGAACGCCAGATGAGTGGCAAGGCGATGGCGGAATATTTCGCCCCGCTCAAGAAGTGGCTCGACGAGCAGAACAAGGGCGAGAAGGCCGGTTGGTAGGCGGGCGCGCGTTGCAGGTGGTGGGCTGGCGCGAACGCGTCAGCCTGCCAGAGCTTGGCCTAGAAGGGATCCCGGCCAAGATCGATACCGGCGCGCGAACGTCATCGCTCCACGCCCATGTGCTGGAGGATTTTCAGCGCGGCGGCGAGCGCTTCGTGCGCTTTGCGGTCGACTGGGGCGGGACACGGCATTTCTGCGAGGCGATCCATGTCGATGTGCGCGGCATCACCAGCAGCAATGGCGATCAGCAGCGGCGCTTTGTCATAAAGACGCCGCTCAGAATCGGTAATCTCACTTTCAGGGCGGAAATCAGCCTGGCGGATCGGTCCCAGATGCAATTCCCCATGCTGATCGGGCGCACCGCGCTCAGGCGGCGCATGGTGGTGGATAGTGGCCATTCGTGGCTGCAATCGCCGGGAAATGCAGCTATGCGCCCGACCCCCGCCGGCCAGACGCCGGACTTGAAAGGCATTCCATGAAAATCGCGATGCTGGCGCGCAACGCCAACCTCTATTCGCACCAGCGGCTGAAGGAGGCTGCCGAAGCGCGCGGCCATACCTTCGACATCCTCAACACCTTGCGCTGCACCGTCCACATCGCCAGCCACCGCCCGCAGGTGTTCTACAACGGCGCGCCGATAGCGGCCTACGACGCGGTGATCCCGCGGATCGGGGCGTCGATCACCAACTATGGCCTCGCGATCCTGCGTCAGTTCGAAATGGCCGGGATCTGGTCACTGAATGAAAGCGTCGCCATCGGCCGCAGCCGGGACAAGCTGCGCTCGCTCCAGATCCTCGCTAAGCATGGTCTCGGCCTGCCGCTCACCGCCTATGCCAATGATCCCAAGGCGGCCGAGGAGATCATCAGGGCGGTCAAAGGCCCGCCGGTGGTGATCAAGCTGATCGAAGGCACGCAGGGCATCGGCGTGGTTCTGGCCGAGACGATGAGCAGCGCCAAGTCGGTGATCGAGGCCTTCCGCGGGGCTAACGTCAACATTCTGGTGCAGGAGTTCATCAAGGAAGCCGGCGGCACCGACATTCGCGCGCTGGTGGTGGGCGGCAAGGTGGTCGCAGCGATGAAGCGCACCGGCGCGCCGGACGAGTTCCGCTCGAACCTCCACCGCGGCGGCAGCGCGCAGGTGATCAAGATCACCCCCGAGGAACGCTCGACCGCCGTGCGCGCAGCCAAGCGCATGGGGCTGAATGTGTGCGGGGTCGATATGCTGCGCAGCAATCATGGCCCGGTCATCATGGAGGTCAATTCCTCCCCCGGCCTTGAAGGGATCGAGAGCGCGACCGGCAAGGACATCGCCGGCCAGATCATCGACTTCATCGCCGCCAACGCAAAAGGCGGTGCGACCAAGACCAAGGGCAAGGGGTAGGGGGTAACAGGAGCGCCCTTCCTGCTCGACATGGCCCGGCACTTACCCTAAAATTCAGGCACTTGGAGGAGGGCGCTGGGGTGATCCGGATAGTTGTGCTGGCTCTGGGCCTGCTTGTGTCGCCCCCGTTACTGGCGCAGTCACCCCCGCGCGAGGTCAATATCCAGATGGGGTCGGAAGCCGGTTGGGTGCCTTCCGACACGCTCGAACAGCAGGCAAGGGCCGCCTTTGATCGGTTCAATGCCCTGACGGAGGCGGGCGACTATCCTGCCGCCCACGCGATGCTGAGCGACAGCTTTGCCGCGGCCTATCCGCTCGCCCGTTTCGGCGAACAGCGTGAAGAGGGTAGGATAGCCCGAGGCGCGCTTGTGTCGCGCAAGGTGCTGCAGCTGACCTGGGCCAAGGATCCGCCCGGCGCTCCGGTTCCGGGCATTTTTGCCGTGTTCGACAGCAGCGCACGGTTCGCGCAGGCCGAGCGCTTCTGCGGCTACACCGTTCTCCATCTCGCGCCCGGTGCCAGCGATTTCCGGGTGATGCGGATTGAGGAAAACGGCCTCGACGATGCGACCTTTGCGGCCATCGCAGCCCAGCACAGCCCGGTGCAGGCGTTGCTGGTGTGGCGCCTGCTGGCGCGCTCTTGCCCTAATTTCACGCCCGAACCGCTGCCTGCCGATCTGTCGGCGGGGATCGAATATACCAGCGTTGCCGAGGCCCGTACCGCGGTTGCGGTTCGCCCCGGCATCGACACCCGCACGATCAATGGCTGGACGGTGCTGACCGACGAGGCCGCGCGCGCGATCTGGTCATTCGCGCCCGAAAGCTCGCCTGCCTACCCCGCCGTGATCAAGCGCTGGGTTGATGCGGTGGGCGAGAATGCCTCGGCCGCACGCATGGCGATGCTGTGCGAAGGCGACAAGCGGACCTGCGATGCCGCGATGGACGACATGGCTCTCAAGAACGGCTTTACGCCGGTGTCCTTCGAGCAATAGCCCGCCGCTGCGTCAGGCGTTGCGCGCCATCAGTCCGCCGTCGACCGGGATCGCGACACCGGTGATGTAGCTGGCCGCCGGCAGCACGAGGGACAGCGTCATATGCGCAACCTCCTCGGGCTCGCCATAGCGTCGCAGGGCGGTGCGGCGCTTGGCGAAGATCGCCTTGTGCTCCTCGGCGACAGCATCGGTCATCGCGGTGCGGATCGGGCCCGGGCAGATGCAATTGACCGTGATGCCTTCGGGGCCGAGATCGACCGCGAGGCCGCGCGTCAGGCCCACGACGCCGCTCTTGGCCGCGACATAGGGCGTATCGCCGGGGGTTGCGCCCAAGCCCTCGGTCGAGGCGATGTTGACGATCCGGGCCGCATCGCTCTGGCGCAGGTGGGGCAGGGCGGCGCGCACCATGCGCTGATGCGCGGTCAGCATCACCGCAAGCGCGCGGTACCAGATGTCCTCATAGGCGGGATCATCGAGGGCGCAGAAGCTCGAAACCCCGGCATTGTTGACCAGAATGTCGATGCGGCCAAAATCGGCAGCGATCTGCGCCACGGTGCGCGTGATGGCCGCCCCGTCCGCCACATCGAGCGCATAGGCGCGCGCGCCCGCGCCGCATTCCGCCGCGACCGCCTCGCAGGCGGCAAGGTCGAGATCGACCACCGCCACCTGCGCCCCCTCGCTAGCGAACAGGCGCGCCGTCGCCCGGCCCATGCCGCTCGCCGCGCCTGTAACGATGGCGACCCGGCCCGCGATGGAGCGTGACAGGCTCACCGGAATGGCGGCTCGTTGAAGGCGCGCAGCTTGCGGCTGTGCAAGCGGTCGCCCTCGTCGCGCAGCATGGCGCAGGCGACGATGCCCATTTGCAGGTGGGCGGCGATAGCTTCCTCGTAGAACTTGTTGGCCTGCCCGGGCAGCTTGATCTCGCCGTGGAGCGGCTTGTCCGAGACGCACAGCAGCGTCCCGTAGGGCACCCGGAAGCGGTAGCCCTGCGTGGCGATGGTGGCGCTCTCCATGTCGATGGCGATCGCGCGGCTTTGCGAGAAGCGCTTCGCCGATGACGAGTAGCGCAGCTCCCAGTTGCGGTCGTCGGTCGTGACAACCGTGCCGGTGCGCATCCGCTGCTTGAGGTTCGCGCCCTGCACACCCGCGACCTTTTCGGCCGCGAAGGCCATCGCCTGCTGCACTTCGGCAATCGGCGGGATCGGCACTTCGGGCGGGAGCACGGGATCGAGCACGTGATCGTCGCGCAGGTAGGCGTGGGCCAGCACGAAGTCGCCGATCTTCTGGGTCGAACGAAGCCCGCCGCAGTGGCCGATCATTAGCCAGGCGTGGGGGCGCAGCACCGCGAGGTGATCGCAGATCGTCTTGGCGTTGGAGGGGCCGACGCCGATATTCACCAGCGTGATCCCGCGCCCGTCCTCGCGGATCAGGTGATAGGCGGGCATCTGGTGCCGGCGCCAAGCGGTGTCGTTCAATTGATCCTGCGCGTGAGTGGTCGGCTCGCGGATGTCGAGCCCCGCCGCCCCGGTCAGCGCGACATAGCCATCCGTGCCGATCTGCGCCGCACCCCAGTTCACGAATTCATCGACATAGCGGTGATAGTTCGTAAACAGGATGAAGTCCTGAAAGTCGCTGACCTCGCTGCCGGTATAGTGCTTCAGCCGCGCGAGCGAGTAATCGGTGCGCAGACCATCAAACAGCGACAGCGGAATGTCCGAGGTGCCATCGAGCTCAATCCCGTCGGCCAGCTCGTCGCCGATCAGCGCAAGATCGGTCGAAGGGAAGTGCGCGGCGATATCCTGAGGCGAAATGCCGACCATCGCGGCGCCTGCCTCACCATCGAGGACATAGGGGAAGGGGATTTCCTGACGCGACCGTTCGACCGTGACATCGACCTCGTATTCGGCGGCGATCAGGGTCAGCTGCTCGGTCAGGTAATGCGCGAAGAGATCGGGGCGGGTGATGGTGGTGGCATAGGTACCGGGCATCTCGAGCCGGCCGAATGCGCGGCTGCGATCGCGCGGGGCGCCGACGCCGGCGTAGCGCAGGATGACCTGCGGGTAGGCATAGCTGCCATCCTCGCGCTTGCGGGCCGGCGGGACGGTGCCGTCACGCCCGAAGGCGATCACGTCGTCGCGCAGGGTGCGCACCGCGTCGTCGTAATGCTGCTGCAGCTGGCTGAGGATGCTGGGAATGTCGATCATGGCAGTTGTTCTGCTCCTTTGTTGTTATCGTTGTGTGGCAGCACCTTTGCGTGAGTGGGCGCTGTTTACAAGAAGGGCGCGAAGATCGAGGTGATCTTCGCGCCCTTTTTGTAGTCTGTGGCCTGAGGGCCGGAAGGCTTAGGCGTCGTCGCCGCCTTCGAGCAGCTCGGCGGGGATTTCACCCGGCTCGAGGCTGGTGTCGATGCGGGTCGCTTCGGCCTGCTCTTCGATTTCGCGCTGTTCGTCGGCGAACATCGCGGCGAGCACGTCGACGCCTTCGCT
This window contains:
- a CDS encoding M2 family metallopeptidase codes for the protein MKPAATALRCAAAALAIAFAAPLAAEEAAAPAATASAATYPETPEGAKAWLAMVEADLAAFATEFAHVSWINATYITHDTDTLAARYGAELTVKQVGYAGEAARYARVAGLDAETRRKLDMLRNSISLPAPSRAGAAQELNDIATRLGSAYGRGKGTLNGQPINGSDIEAEMGNLERTPDELKEMWVSWHDNVGAPMRKDYTRMTALANEGAKELGFADFGAMWRSGYDMPPEQFAAETERMWQEVKPLYIALHTYVRRKLNEKYGDAVQPRTGPIRADLLGNMWAQEWGNIYPLVAPQGAGDIGYDLTDLIVKKNLDALGMVKVGEQFFSSLGFAPLPATFYERSQFLKPADREVVCHASAWNIDNVDDLRIKMCIKPNADDFITIHHELGHNYYQRAYNQKDYLYLTGANDGFHEAIGDMIALSITPEYLVQIDMLAAEDVPSADKDIGLLLRQAMDKVAFLPFGLLLDRYRWGLYDGSIPEAATNTAWNDLRREYQGVVPPAPRSAEGFDAGAKYHIPGNVSYTRYFLARLLQFQFYKAACDTAGWEGPLHRCSFYGNKEVGAKLNAMLEMGASKPWPDALEAFTGERQMSGKAMAEYFAPLKKWLDEQNKGEKAGW
- a CDS encoding DUF4019 domain-containing protein, giving the protein MIRIVVLALGLLVSPPLLAQSPPREVNIQMGSEAGWVPSDTLEQQARAAFDRFNALTEAGDYPAAHAMLSDSFAAAYPLARFGEQREEGRIARGALVSRKVLQLTWAKDPPGAPVPGIFAVFDSSARFAQAERFCGYTVLHLAPGASDFRVMRIEENGLDDATFAAIAAQHSPVQALLVWRLLARSCPNFTPEPLPADLSAGIEYTSVAEARTAVAVRPGIDTRTINGWTVLTDEAARAIWSFAPESSPAYPAVIKRWVDAVGENASAARMAMLCEGDKRTCDAAMDDMALKNGFTPVSFEQ
- the rimK gene encoding 30S ribosomal protein S6--L-glutamate ligase — its product is MKIAMLARNANLYSHQRLKEAAEARGHTFDILNTLRCTVHIASHRPQVFYNGAPIAAYDAVIPRIGASITNYGLAILRQFEMAGIWSLNESVAIGRSRDKLRSLQILAKHGLGLPLTAYANDPKAAEEIIRAVKGPPVVIKLIEGTQGIGVVLAETMSSAKSVIEAFRGANVNILVQEFIKEAGGTDIRALVVGGKVVAAMKRTGAPDEFRSNLHRGGSAQVIKITPEERSTAVRAAKRMGLNVCGVDMLRSNHGPVIMEVNSSPGLEGIESATGKDIAGQIIDFIAANAKGGATKTKGKG
- a CDS encoding SDR family NAD(P)-dependent oxidoreductase, whose amino-acid sequence is MSLSRSIAGRVAIVTGAASGMGRATARLFASEGAQVAVVDLDLAACEAVAAECGAGARAYALDVADGAAITRTVAQIAADFGRIDILVNNAGVSSFCALDDPAYEDIWYRALAVMLTAHQRMVRAALPHLRQSDAARIVNIASTEGLGATPGDTPYVAAKSGVVGLTRGLAVDLGPEGITVNCICPGPIRTAMTDAVAEEHKAIFAKRRTALRRYGEPEEVAHMTLSLVLPAASYITGVAIPVDGGLMARNA
- a CDS encoding AMP nucleosidase, with the translated sequence MIDIPSILSQLQQHYDDAVRTLRDDVIAFGRDGTVPPARKREDGSYAYPQVILRYAGVGAPRDRSRAFGRLEMPGTYATTITRPDLFAHYLTEQLTLIAAEYEVDVTVERSRQEIPFPYVLDGEAGAAMVGISPQDIAAHFPSTDLALIGDELADGIELDGTSDIPLSLFDGLRTDYSLARLKHYTGSEVSDFQDFILFTNYHRYVDEFVNWGAAQIGTDGYVALTGAAGLDIREPTTHAQDQLNDTAWRRHQMPAYHLIREDGRGITLVNIGVGPSNAKTICDHLAVLRPHAWLMIGHCGGLRSTQKIGDFVLAHAYLRDDHVLDPVLPPEVPIPPIAEVQQAMAFAAEKVAGVQGANLKQRMRTGTVVTTDDRNWELRYSSSAKRFSQSRAIAIDMESATIATQGYRFRVPYGTLLCVSDKPLHGEIKLPGQANKFYEEAIAAHLQMGIVACAMLRDEGDRLHSRKLRAFNEPPFR
- a CDS encoding ATP-dependent zinc protease family protein; protein product: MVGWRERVSLPELGLEGIPAKIDTGARTSSLHAHVLEDFQRGGERFVRFAVDWGGTRHFCEAIHVDVRGITSSNGDQQRRFVIKTPLRIGNLTFRAEISLADRSQMQFPMLIGRTALRRRMVVDSGHSWLQSPGNAAMRPTPAGQTPDLKGIP